GAGCTTTTAACTTTTATGAAAAAGCTCATATCAAATATAAAACTCCGTTTGGTTGCAAAAGCTTGAAGCTTTGTGAGTGAGGAAAAAAGCTAAAATCTATAAGAACTAGCGTTTAGCTTTTAGCTTCTAGCTTTTTGTTATTTACTCTTTATTTTAATAGTTTCAGCTACTATGCCAatcaaataaatacatatataaagctACCAGCTATCAGTTAAAAGCTAGCAGTTATCAACTAAAAGCTACCAGCTGGTTTTGCCAAATATACCCTATGTATATCGTATAGTTTAGGATAATCATTAGAACTTAGTTGATAGAGATGGCATATTTGCATTTTTAAATGTGCGTTGAATGTGCACTGAATGAGTTCTTCAACTTGTTTGTCAATCATTTGAAGATGAGTTATGATGTTTTTGTTTTGCATATTCGAAAACCAAGTAGATAACTTGTCGTTTGAGAATGAACTCATAAGTTGATATGTACCTGGTGATAAAGTTTTGATTATCACAAGCTGAATCTAACTGTAAGCACAAAAGGAATGATTCATAAGGATGTTGACTTTAAAATAAACAGTAATATATAAAGTAAGTTTTGATCGTTAGTAGGATTCATTTTGGTATGAAAGATTTGTGAATCTGCTCTGCTCTCCCTTGagaaacatgtcctccaaggtttagtCAATTAAAGTTAGCTGAGTTATACATATAGATTGTTTTGATGTGGATTCACTTTTATCATTTGTATAAACTTTCTTTTCCTTAAGTTGTTTCGTTAAACAATTTGTCGTATGATGGAACAGAGATCGGGCTGGGATTGACTGGATTCGGTGTATTTTTCTCATTTCTGGGAATCATGTTTTTCTTCGACAAGGGTTTACTTGCCATCGGAAATGTTGGTCTTTCAGTGCTGTCACATTTATATTATTTTTTGATTTTTATGTTTCTTTATTGTCAAGGTTACAATGATTAATGTAAACATCAAACTTTTTGTTGTAATAAATTAGATCCTGTTCATATCTGGAGTGATGATGACCATTGGTGTGAAGTCCTCTTTGCTATTCTTCATGAAACGCGCCAATGTTAAGGTTTCTAACGCTTTTATGTTACCTGACCGCTAGTTATCTTTGTGTGTTTTCGATTTTATTTATTTTGTCTTGATTCGCGCAGGGCACAATTTCTTTTGGTATTGGCTTCTTCTTTGTTATTATTGGATGGCCCGTCATAGGAATGGCTGCAGAGACTTATGGATTCGTGATACTATTCAGGTTTGTTCGTTGTTATAATCATAACCAATGACGTTATCAAAATTTAACGCGTTTGTCCTAGATGATCTGTTTTGCCTCATTTGACCCATTATAGATCAAACATAACCCAGATTGCTGCATATCAAATTTAATGGGTTGAATTGCCACCTCTACTTTATACTGGTGTATAGGATTTATAGTTGGTTACTTATACTTATGAGGTATTGTTTGCAGTGGTTTCTGGCCCACACTATCAGTTTTTGTGCAGAAAATACCAGTCATTGGTTGGGTGTTCCAACAGCCTTTCATTAGATCGGTATGTTCCTCTCTCTCACTTGTTATTGAGCACGTCAAATACAATTTGCGTTACGTATGCATGAAATAAACTTACCAATTATCTTATTCGGTACTAATTGATATCATATGTTCCAAATCTGGACTTTGGTTTTGCGTGTTGTTACGTTGTCTAGCCAAATTTTTAAAGATTGCTCTATGAGTGATTTTTTTGTGCAACTTATATTGTGTGTCCGTTCCGGGATAAAACTTCAATGTGATGTAATTACCAATACTAAATACTAACTATAAGTAATACAAAAGCCATATTAGGTTCATCTCCTAAATTAAAGGAGTTGAGAGGTTTGTAACCAAAATGTTATTGTTGGGCTTGTTGCATATTTGCATTTGAATTTCTTCACATTTTTTCCAAGGCGTGGATGAAAAAACCCAATTTCGAACTACTGAACCTATATATTATGAATGGTTTGATATTAAATCCTATCATATTTTGTCGCTTTAATTGAAGTTTACTTCTCCTGTACAGTTTCTTGATCGCTACCGTGGCAGAAGGGTACCTGTATAAATACAAATCTTGATTGGTGAAAAATGCTGCAAGATGGCAGATTTTGTATGAAATTTAATCAGGGCTATGAACGTATcaagttctatttttttttttttttttttttttttttttcacttaaATTTtgatagtgtaatttttttttttaccgtaTAGAGATCTCTCAATGTATTTAGTATTTTGTACGTCATCGTTGTCCAAGTTTTATTGTGGGTCAACATTATTTTTCATGCAGAGGTCATTATCAAATGCGCAGAATGTTCAACGGCTCAGCATGCTAATCACTTAATTAAAAGACAATCTAACACAACCTAAAACTAAAGTAATATATGTATACTACCGTCTCCTATAATGTATCTTTTGTATTTTCACAAGACTGTTCTTTTTGGTCATACTATGTATTTGATCACTATCACGGATTCTAACATAGCACGAGTACTTTAGACTTACATTTACTGCTTACGTTTATAATGACCAAAATGACATCAAATAATAATGTTTACATCTTAAGGCTTACATAACTTTATGTTTTAGTTTTACGTTATTAAATGTCAATGTTTTATGTTAAAAAACGTTAATGTTTTACGTTTACGATTTAAATCTAATGTGTTTTTTTTACTTCAGTGTTTTACGTTTTTTTACGTTAATGTTTATGTGTATGTTTTAcctttatgttttatgttttacgTATTTAGTTTTATGTTTACAGTTTACATCCCACGTTTAACATTTTTACGTCAATGTTTCACCATTTTTTGCATTAACGTTGTACGTGATGTGATATGCGATTACATCCAAACACCCCTGAATTATCCGGTTATTACACATAAATGGTTGTAACAAGTTGCTTTCATTTGCAAGGTGTCATGAATACTCTATACTCCGGAGCCTTTATCACATTACAGAATACAGCTCCCAACCTCTAAACATACCTCTAAACATGCTACTGGGATAAAGGTTATTTTTCAATATATGTTATACTTATACGAAACTATAAGGTTACTATAATAATATTACGAGTATAACAATATAATTATAGTACTCCGCAATAGTAAGGCCACTTGCATGTCGATTTGATAAACAAAATATTGAATAACAGAAAAATGATCGGTTGAATATTGATTGTTTTGATTGATATTGTAAACTGAATTGTGTTTCTGTTTTTCATCTTACAagaaatatatacaaaataaatctaACAGTAATTTCCTAAGATGGGTAGGCTCCAAACATGCTTTTCAAACCCCATTACAATTGAGGAAAACTGCAACTTTAGATTGCATGCTTGACCCGTTAAACTTAGCATCTAGTAGACCCTTTTGTCAAATAACCAAAAAAGAGAAGTGATGAGCTTTGAATCTGATCCCACTAAGTCAACTAACCAAAAAAGGGTTATTTGACTTTGTTGACTCTGAAAAATAGCTGTaatctaacactccccctcaagttgaacagTGGGATTTCTAATGTTTAACTTGCCAAGAACATCGTTGAAAAGTCTCCCGTTGACAGATTTGGTACGGATGTCGGCTAGTTGGTCTTCTGATCTAATTGATGGAAGGGAGATGATTTCCTGGTCTAACTTTTCTCTGATAAAATGTCGATCGATCTCAACATGTTTAGTTCGGTCGTGTTGGACCGGATTTTCTGAAATGGCAATGGCGACTTCATTGTCGCATAAGATTTGAATGGGTTCTTTTGGAGGGAACCCAATTTATGTCAAAAGTTTCTTAATCCATAACGCTTCTACTACTCCTTTCGCTATCCCCCTAAATTCTGATTCAGCACTTGATAAAGAAACCACCTTTTGTTTCTTGCTTCTCCATGCTACTAAATTTCCTCTAACAACTGTAAAGAAACCTGATGTAGATCTTCGATACCCTTTTCACCCGCCCAACTTGCGTCAGTATATATTTGAGTCTCTTGGTGTCCATTCTTTGTGAACAAGACTCCATGGCTGGGTGTTCTCTTCAGATATCTAATGATCCTCATTACAACATCCATGTGATGAACTTGTGGTTGATGCATAAATTGGCTTACgactccaactgcatgtgctatatctggtCGGGTGTGAGCAAGGTAGATTAATTTTCCCACTATTCTTTGGTATTTCCTTTTATCCATCAGCTTAGCCTCATCTTCCATGTATAGCTTTTgatttggaatcattggagtatccGCTGGTTTGCATTCGACCATTCTTGTTTCTGCAAGAAGATCAAGAATATATTTCTTTTGACAAATAAgattccctgttgggatcgtagGACCTCAATTCCCAAAAAATATTTAAGTTTGCctaaatctttcatttcaaatttttTAAACAGATTTGTTCTTAAATTAGAAATTTCttctttatcatttcctgttattatcatatcatccaCATAAATTATTAAACATGTAATTAAATTATCCTTCCGTTTTAGAAAAAGAGTATGATCCGAATTACtttgtttaaaatcatattttttcataaacaacgtaaatttcccaaaccaagcccgtggagATTGTTTTAGCCCATATAAAGATTTTTTAAGTCGACACACTTCCCTATCACTGAAGTTTCCCGCAAATCCTGGAGGCGCTTCCATATAAACCTCTTCTTTTAATTCGCCATGGAGGAAGACATTCTTTACgtcaaattggtgaagtggccatTCCTTATTTTCAGCGATAGAAAAGAGGACTCGAATAGTATCAATCTTTGCGAATGGAGAAAAAGTCTCGGAATAATCAACCTCATAAGTTTGAGTATATCCCTTAGCAACAAGAcgggctttgtatctttcaattgTACCATTTTGTTTCCGTTTTATCGTAAATACCCATCGAGATCCTACGGGTTTTTTTCCTTGAGGAATGACACACTTTTCCCATGTGTCATTTTTCTTGAGTGCATCTATTTCTTCTTCCATAGCCTTTTTTCATTTCTCATATTTAACTGCTTGTTCAATAGTGGTTGGAATTCTTTCAGAATACAAGGCAGAATTGAACTTTTGTGCCTCGCTTGATAGGTTTCCTTGAGCAATATTAGCAATGAGGTATTTTGACCTTTGAGCTTCTTTTTCTGGAGAGTATCTCTTTGGAGGTATACCTCTATTGGCACGTTTTGGTAGGACATATTTTTGTGACGTTTCACTTGGGGTAATGTCAATGTCGGGAGGTGGATTAGGTTGGTCTTCCAAAAATGTAGGTTCATTAGTTGTGGAAGTTTCGGTTGGTTCAGAATCTTGGTTTGTTTTGAGGTTAGTTGTAGAAGTTTGGTTGGTTCAGAATCTTGGTTTGTTTCGGGGTTTGGTGTTGGTATTGGGATTTCAGGGATTTGAGTATTGGTTTGAATATTTTCAGGATTTGGCGACCATTGTACTCAACTTAGAGTGTCATTatcctctttctccccctcactcgtgagttgggtattgTAATAATATTCTGTTTCGATAAAATCACAGTTCATTGTAGTAAAAACATGACGCCTTTTTGGACTATAACAACTATACCCTTTTTGATTTATTCCATACCCAACCATAACACATTTCTCTGCACATGGGTCAAGTTTAGTGCGTTCATTTTTGGGAATATGAACAAATACCGAGCACCCAAATATccgaggttcaatgctaaatgaggTCGGAAGTGTGTAAAATTGAGAAAGAGTATCTTTCAGAGTTTTTGTGCTCAAAACTTTAGTAGGTAGACGATTAATAAGgtaggtagcggaagcaagagcttcgggccaaaaacttttTGGGACTTTAGATTCGATTGATAAAGCTCGTGTCATTTTCAAGAGTAACTGATTTTTTCTTTCGGCTACTCCATTTTGTTCGGGTGTATGAGCACATGAGGTTTGATGGATTATCCCGTTATTTTCGCAAAAAAGTTTCATTGAATTATTAACGAATTCCCCTCCATTGTCGGATCTTAGAATTTGTATACCCTTATTAAATTGTGTCTTAATCATCTTATAAAATTGGGAGAATTTCTCAAAAACCTTCgatttgtttgttaaaaaataaATTCAAGTCATACGGGTATGGTCATCAATAAATAAGACAAAATACCGCTAATTTTTTCCCCCATTAACCCGAGCAGGACCCCATACATCAGAGTGAATAAGAGCAAAAGGTACATCCTTTCTAGTACTACTGGGTTTAACAGTCCTGTCCGGATGTCCTGCAAGATGCAGAAAGTCGGATATAATAGGACTTTGCAGTTTAATTCTTTTGTAACATGACTTACCGATAACAGCTTATGAGACAAAGCTGGAATATATAGGCAATTAGGTAATTTAATTTTCGGAGAAATTTCAATTGTTCCACCATTTTTAACATGTATAATTTCCCCATTGGCCGTTTGTACTTTATTTTTCCTAGGTTTCGTTTTAAAAACAATATCTTTTTCATCAAATGTCATCATTTCAGTGGCCCCACAATCAAGTATCCAAGACGTTAATTTAGAATTATTTGATACGACATTTGTTTTAGAAAGAACATCATTTTCTTGTATTTTCTCTAAAACAGAGTAAGTGTTTTGACACGGAATAGTCATCTTGGTTTTAAGGTTACCAAGTTCTTTTCTAATTTTAGATCCTTTATATTTAGTCCAACCAGATCTTTTAGGCCCAATCTATTTCGTGGGCCCAACAGACATGTTATCCCCTTTTAACAGGCCAGTACCACATTTAAGTGTATTATCTTTAGGTTGTTTAATGAGCCCAACTTTTGTACTATTAATAGTGGGCTGTTTAATCTCTTGTATTGGTCCATTAAACAACTCAGCCCAAGTGTTGTCCCCATACCTGATACGATCAGGTTTAATTGGGGATTTTCTCAAATTAGGGTTACGTTCCTCTCTTAATCTATCACATTTAAATTTATTCTTACAAAGAGAGGAAGAAGAAAGGGTACCATCGTTTGATGAATTGGTGGCTATCTCTGCTCCTCCATGAACGGTTGCTGCAAATCCCACACCATCGGGTTTGTTAACTTGATGACCGCCGTTGTTGGTGATCTCTTGATGGCCCACGGTGGTTGCAGCCGTTCCCTTTTTGTGACCATCATTCCACCACTCTGGATACCCTTAGATTTTGAAACACTGATCAATTGTGTGTCTCTTTTTACCACACTTTGTGCACTTCAACTTGGAtttgttaatttttgacacaaaagatGTATTGCGGTGTTGATATGATTTTGCTGCTAAACCAGATCCTTCAACCTCCTTAGTGGTGGCTAAACCAACGGCAACTCCTTGATCTTGTTGTGTTGTGTCACTGCCATGCCCTAGTATCTGCTGGTGAGCGGTTTCCTTCCTCACAACAGCATATGCTTCTTCTGCTGAGGGTAATGGGTCCCACCTgagtatttcacatttgatttgatCATGCCTTTGATCAAGAGCTGCCAGAAATTGAAATAGTTTTTGTTCACTTCTAATTCGGTTGTAAGCAACAATATCCACGCTACACTTCATTGGGTTAGGATCCCTTCGTTCGATCTCACCCTATATACCTTGCAATACAATCCACAAATTCTCAAGTGAGGTACCTTTTTGTTTGATTTCGTTTGCTTTGATACGCAGATCATAAGTCTGCAACTTATCTTTTCCACTACTATATGTGGTGACCAAAGCATCCCACGGAGATTTAGCAGTG
This genomic window from Rutidosis leptorrhynchoides isolate AG116_Rl617_1_P2 chromosome 2, CSIRO_AGI_Rlap_v1, whole genome shotgun sequence contains:
- the LOC139891679 gene encoding vesicle transport protein GOT1-like; this encodes MVGFEMDDWKKIGLGLTGFGVFFSFLGIMFFFDKGLLAIGNILFISGVMMTIGVKSSLLFFMKRANVKGTISFGIGFFFVIIGWPVIGMAAETYGFVILFSGFWPTLSVFVQKIPVIGWVFQQPFIRSFLDRYRGRRVPV